In the Blautia coccoides genome, ATGCTCCAGATACCCTGTCAGCTGCAATGCTGGACGGTTAATATCCGGGGTGGTGATCCTGTTCTTGGAAATATCAATATCCGGTGTCTTATTATACAGCCTTAGTTCCTGTATCAGCTTTTTCAGTTCTACACCTTTCATATGGCACGCTCTCCTTTTCAACATTCTTCGCAACTGTTCAGAGTCTATATCCTTTCAGCCATGGATTCCGCCTGCCGCAGACATGTTCTCACGATCCACCCCATAAGGTGCGGACCTGCCGGACAGTTGCTGTTCTTCCTATCTAGTTTATCATAAGGCATTTGGAAGTTCAACAAACCTGCCCAAACTATTCCTTTTTTTCTTGTTCCTCATGGAAAAACCGGTACACAGCCTCTGCTGCCCGCTCATTCATGGAGGGAACTGCCTTTAACTCCTCCATGGATGCCTCCTTGATCTTATCCGGTCCCGGGAACTGCTTCATAAGAGCCTTTCTCCTGGCAGGACCTATACCGGGAATATCATCCAGAATAGAATGCACCTGTCCTTTACTTCTGAGAGAACGGTGGAATTCAATGGCGAAACGATGGGCTTCGTCCTGGATCCTGGTGATCAGCTTGAATCCCTCACTGTCTCTGTCTATGGGAATTTCCTTATTGTTAAAATAGAGTCCTCTGGTTCTGTGCTTATCATCTTTTACCATACCACAGACCGGGATCTGCAGATTCAGCTTGCCCAGCACCTCCAGTGCAATGTTCACCTGTCCCCTGCCGCCGTCCATCATGATCAGATCCGGAAAGCGTGTAAAACTGCCAAATTCCTCGTCCAAATTCTCCTTTCTCCTGGCTTCCTGCTCATCCAGGCCGTGGACAAAACGGCGGGTAAGGACTTCCTCCATACTTGCATAGTCATTTGGTCCCTGAACGGATTTGATGCGGAATTTGCGGTAATCACTGCGTTTTGGCTTGCCTTTCTCATATACGATCATGGAGCCAACAGACTGAAACCCACTGATATTTGATATATCGTAGGCTTCTATCCGCTCCATTCCCGGCAGTCCCAGTTTCAGGGCAATCTCTTTGACCGCACCGATGGTTCTGCCTTCTTCACGCTTGATACGCTCTTTGTCCTGGCTGAGGACAAGCTCAGCATTCCTCTGGGCCAGTTCCACCAGTTTTTCCTTTGTTCCCTTCTTTGGTATCCGTATGTGTACTTTTCTTCCCTTTCTCTTTTCCAGCCACTGGGAAATCACTTCACTGTCCTCAATCTCTTCCTGGATCATGATTTCTTTCGGAATAAAAGGTGTTCCCGCGTAAAACTGTTTCAGGAAGCTGGAGATGATCTGTGAACGCAGGTCTTCCTTGTCAACTTTCAAATAAAAGTGATCTCTTCCTATGAGCTTGCCGCCCCGTATAAAAAATACCTGGGCAACGGCATCCTCCCCATCCTGGGCAACGGCAATAACATCCTTGTCCTCCCCGTGCTGGTCTGTGATCTTCTGCCTTTCCCCAATCCGCTTTACACTTTGCATCAGATCCCTGTACTGGGCTGCGTCTTCAAAATTCATCTCCTGAGATGCCGACATCATCTTCTCTTCCAGTTCTTTCAGGATTTCCTTGTGATTGCCGTTAAGGAAATCCAACAGCTTATCCACTTTCTTCCTGTACTCCTCTTTGGAAATATATCCCTGACAGGGCGCATCACACTGGTGGATCTGATGATACAGACAGGGGCGTTCCCTGCCGATATCTTTTGGAAGATTCCTGCTGCATGTTCTGAGCCGGTATAGCTTTGTGGTCAGCTCCACCACGTCTTTTACCGCCATGGCGCTGGAATATGGGCCGTAATAACGGGATTTGTCTTTCTTAACTCTGCGCACGATCTGTATTCGGGGATAATCCTCCCCAACCGTGACTTTGATAAAGGGATATGTCTTATCGTCCTTCAAAAGAATATTATATTTCGGCGTATGTTCTTTTATCAGATTGCACTCCAGAACCAGAGCTTCCAGCTCGGAATCTGTGATGATATATTCAAATCTGGCTATCTGCTCCACCATCTGCTCCTTACGGATTCCCAGATTACGGCTGCCCTGAAAATACTGGCGCACCCTGTTTTTCAGGCTGATGGCCTTGCCTACATAGATAATAGTATCGTCGGCATCGTGCATGATATAGACACCAGGCTTTGCCGGCAGCTTTTTTAGTTCTTCCTCTATGTTAAACATGTATTCCTCCTCACAGTTTCCGGTTATAGAAAATATCTCTTAACCCGGAAATATTAAAGAAAAAGAAGTTACCGCCGCGCGATAACTCCTTTTATTCTATCATATCCTCCTGTCAAAAGGAACAGGTGTACGATTATTTTTTTTCTTCCTCTTCAGCACTGCTGCCTGAAACAGTACGGATGACCGTATCCTGCTCCGGAGACTGGCTCACCGATGCAGCCCCATCCGTCGGAACATTAAGCGTATCCACTGGCACTTCATTTTCTGCCGGAGCCGGCAAGGCTCCATTTTTTTCGCCGATCCGCTTTTTCTCCTCTGGCTCTTTGATTCCCTTGATCTCTCTGAAAATCTTCATGAACTCTTTGCCTGTGATAGTCTCCCGCTGGATCAGGAAATCAGCGATTTTATCAAGGGCTTCCCTGTTGGCACTAAGCAGACGCTTTGCCTCATCATAGGAAACTTTCAGAAGCTTCATCACCTCATGGTCGATCTCTGTCGCAGTAGCATCACCGCAGTTTAAAACCGCACGGCCGTCCAGATACTGGCTCTGCGTATCCGCAAGGCCCATTAATCCGAAACGGTCAGACATACCATACTGGGTTATCATGGCACGGGCCACTTTGGTAGCCTGCTCAATATCATTGGCAGCACCTGTTGTCACTGTATCAAACACGATCTCCTCAGCCGCACGGCCTCCCAGATATCCCACTAGCATGGCTTCCAGTTCTTTTCTGGTATTCAGGAACTTTTCTTCCTCTGGCACATGCATAACATATCCCAAAGCTCCCATGGTACGGGGTACAATGGTTATTTTTTGAACGGGTTCGGAATCCTTCTGGAGGGCACTTACAAGTGCATGCCCTACTTCATGATAGGAGACAATTTTCCGCTCTTCCGCACTGAGGATCCTGTCCTTCTTCTCCTTACCTACCAGAACCACTTCCACAGCTTCCAGCAAATCCTTCTGGGAAACTGCTTTTCTGCCGTTCTTGACAGCCAGAATGGCCGCCTCATTGATCATATTGGCCAGGTCAGAACCTACGGCTCCTGACGTGGCAAGGGCAATGGCCTCCAAATCCACGGTCTCATCCAGAGAAACACTCTTAGCATGTACCTTGAGAATATTTACCCTGCCCTTTAAATCCGGTCTGTCTACAATGACACGCCTGTCAAAACGTCCCGGACGCAGAAGTGCCGGGTCCAATACCTCCGGCCTGTTGGTTGCTGCCAGGATCAGAAGTCCTTTTGATGTATCAAATCCATCCATCTCAGCCAAAAGCTGATTCAATGTCTGTTCACGCTCATCATTGCCGCCGAATCTGGTATCACGTGTCTTACCGATGGCATCCACCTCATCGATAAAAATAATACAGGGGGCATTTTTCTTGGCTTCCTCGAACAGGTCACGCACACGGGAGGCTCCCACACCTACAAACATTTCCACAAAGTCCGAACCGGACAGGGAGAAAAATGGAACGTGGGCTTCTCCGGCTACTGCTTTGGCAAGCAGAGTTTTACCGGTTCCCGGAGGTCCTACCAGGAGAGCGCCTTTCGGAAGCTTTGCCCCGATAGCTGTGTATTTGCCGGGATTGTGAAGGAAATCAACTACCTCCTGGAGTGATTCTTTGGCCTCATCCTGACCGGCCACATCCCGGAAAGTGACCCCTGTCTCCTTCTGCACATAGGCTTTTGCCTTGCTCTTGCCTACGCCGCCCATCATGCCGCCGCCTTTGTTCATTCGGCGGAACATAAAGCTGAACAGGGCCACCATTAAGACAACCGGTATCAGAATGCTCAGAAGGCTGTATATCAGCTCCCCTGCTATATTCGGCTGCTCCTTGTCGAAATCTTTGATGCCTGCTTTTTCAAGCCTTTTGGTAAGTTCGCTCAAATCCTCCATCAGTGTGGTAGTCTTTGTCTGTGCTGCCACTCCTGTACCATGCTTCAGGGTGATGGTAAGTGTGTCGGATTTCAGGACTACACTTTCTACTTCCCCCTTGTCCAGCATGGTGATAAATTCACTGTATTTTATTTTGCTGGAATCTCCTCTGCCTATTTTTGTCATCATATTCATGCAGAGCAGCATGACTATTATACAAATCAGGAGCACCAAAAGGGACTGCTTATTTTGAGGACTTTTTTTGTTTGGGTCCTGGTTTTTATTTTGGTTTTGATCCATCTCTTTCCTCCTATTATTATCTCTTCTATTATACGGATTGAAACTTGATAAATCAATAAGAAGATTATGAAAAAGACGACACATTTATAAAACTTTTGTTAATTTCCCTGTTATTCTGTGTAATCTGAACAAAATGATATATTTTTCCCGTTGCTACTGGAATTTCCTCTGTCTTTTGTAGTATACTATGGAAGGCGACATCACATACCCCAATATTTTGTAGAATAGAGGCATAGAAAAATGAAAATCGGATTTGATAATGACAAGTATTTGTCCATGCAGTCAGAACACATCCGCCAGCGGATCAATCAGTTTGACAACAAACTGTATCTGGAATTCGGCGGAAAGCTTTTTGATGACTACCACGCATCCAGGGTCCTGCCCGGCTTTGCCCCTGACAGTAAGCTGCGCATGCTGATGCAGCTCTCCGACCACGCAGAAATCGTTATCGTTATCAGCGCCGGCGATATTGAAAAAAATAAAGTCCGCGGAGATTTAGGCATTACCTATGATATTGACGTGCTCCGCCTGATAGACTCCTTCAGAGGCAGAGGCTTTTATGTTGGCAGCGTTGTCATCACCCAGTATTCAGGCCAGAACAGCGCCAATAAATACAAAGACAAGCTGGAAAAACTGGGCATCAAGGTTTATCTGCACTATCCTATCGAGGGATATCCAAGTAATATTCCGCTCATTGTAAGCGATGAAGGATACGGCAAAAACCAATACATTGAAACCACCAAACCCCTTGTGGTTGTCACAGCTCCAGGCCCCGGAAGCGGCAAAATGGCAACCTGCCTGTCCCAGCTCTACCATGAGCACAAAAGAGGCGTTCACGCGGGATATGCCAAATTTGAGACTTTCCCGATCTGGAATATTCCCCTGAAGCATCCGGTAAATCTGGCATATGAAGCGGCAACCGCAGACTTAAATGACGTCAACATGATCGACCCCTTCCATCTGGACGCATACGGTGTGACTACTGTCAACTATAACCGTGATGTGGAAATCTTCCCGGTACTCAGTGCCATATTTGAGCGCATTTTCGGACAGTGTCCTTACCAGTCTCCAACGGATATGGGCGTGAATATGGCAGGAAACTGTATCTTTGACGACGAAGTATGCAAAGAAGCATCCAAGCAGGAAATCCTCCGCCGTTACTATCAGGCTATCGACGGCCTTGCTGAGGGCACACGCACACAGGAAGAAGTCTTCAAGCTGGAGCTTCTGATGAAACAGGCCCACATCTCCACAGATGACCGCAAAGTCACCTCAGCAGCACTGATCCGAGCAGAAGTGACAGGTGCTCCCGCCGCGGCTCTGGAACTTGATGACGGGCGTATCATCACAGGAAAAACCTCAGATCTGCTGGGTGCATCCGCTGCACTGCTGCTCAATACCCTGAAGGAACTGGCAGAGA is a window encoding:
- the uvrC gene encoding excinuclease ABC subunit UvrC, encoding MFNIEEELKKLPAKPGVYIMHDADDTIIYVGKAISLKNRVRQYFQGSRNLGIRKEQMVEQIARFEYIITDSELEALVLECNLIKEHTPKYNILLKDDKTYPFIKVTVGEDYPRIQIVRRVKKDKSRYYGPYSSAMAVKDVVELTTKLYRLRTCSRNLPKDIGRERPCLYHQIHQCDAPCQGYISKEEYRKKVDKLLDFLNGNHKEILKELEEKMMSASQEMNFEDAAQYRDLMQSVKRIGERQKITDQHGEDKDVIAVAQDGEDAVAQVFFIRGGKLIGRDHFYLKVDKEDLRSQIISSFLKQFYAGTPFIPKEIMIQEEIEDSEVISQWLEKRKGRKVHIRIPKKGTKEKLVELAQRNAELVLSQDKERIKREEGRTIGAVKEIALKLGLPGMERIEAYDISNISGFQSVGSMIVYEKGKPKRSDYRKFRIKSVQGPNDYASMEEVLTRRFVHGLDEQEARRKENLDEEFGSFTRFPDLIMMDGGRGQVNIALEVLGKLNLQIPVCGMVKDDKHRTRGLYFNNKEIPIDRDSEGFKLITRIQDEAHRFAIEFHRSLRSKGQVHSILDDIPGIGPARRKALMKQFPGPDKIKEASMEELKAVPSMNERAAEAVYRFFHEEQEKKE
- the ftsH gene encoding ATP-dependent zinc metalloprotease FtsH, whose product is MDQNQNKNQDPNKKSPQNKQSLLVLLICIIVMLLCMNMMTKIGRGDSSKIKYSEFITMLDKGEVESVVLKSDTLTITLKHGTGVAAQTKTTTLMEDLSELTKRLEKAGIKDFDKEQPNIAGELIYSLLSILIPVVLMVALFSFMFRRMNKGGGMMGGVGKSKAKAYVQKETGVTFRDVAGQDEAKESLQEVVDFLHNPGKYTAIGAKLPKGALLVGPPGTGKTLLAKAVAGEAHVPFFSLSGSDFVEMFVGVGASRVRDLFEEAKKNAPCIIFIDEVDAIGKTRDTRFGGNDEREQTLNQLLAEMDGFDTSKGLLILAATNRPEVLDPALLRPGRFDRRVIVDRPDLKGRVNILKVHAKSVSLDETVDLEAIALATSGAVGSDLANMINEAAILAVKNGRKAVSQKDLLEAVEVVLVGKEKKDRILSAEERKIVSYHEVGHALVSALQKDSEPVQKITIVPRTMGALGYVMHVPEEEKFLNTRKELEAMLVGYLGGRAAEEIVFDTVTTGAANDIEQATKVARAMITQYGMSDRFGLMGLADTQSQYLDGRAVLNCGDATATEIDHEVMKLLKVSYDEAKRLLSANREALDKIADFLIQRETITGKEFMKIFREIKGIKEPEEKKRIGEKNGALPAPAENEVPVDTLNVPTDGAASVSQSPEQDTVIRTVSGSSAEEEEKK
- a CDS encoding DUF1846 domain-containing protein, with product MKIGFDNDKYLSMQSEHIRQRINQFDNKLYLEFGGKLFDDYHASRVLPGFAPDSKLRMLMQLSDHAEIVIVISAGDIEKNKVRGDLGITYDIDVLRLIDSFRGRGFYVGSVVITQYSGQNSANKYKDKLEKLGIKVYLHYPIEGYPSNIPLIVSDEGYGKNQYIETTKPLVVVTAPGPGSGKMATCLSQLYHEHKRGVHAGYAKFETFPIWNIPLKHPVNLAYEAATADLNDVNMIDPFHLDAYGVTTVNYNRDVEIFPVLSAIFERIFGQCPYQSPTDMGVNMAGNCIFDDEVCKEASKQEILRRYYQAIDGLAEGTRTQEEVFKLELLMKQAHISTDDRKVTSAALIRAEVTGAPAAALELDDGRIITGKTSDLLGASAALLLNTLKELAEIPHETHVISPASIEPIQKLKTAYLGSKNPRLHTDEVLIALSSSAATSDVAKKALEQLPKLKGCQVHSSVMLSSVDRTIFQKLSVQLTCEPVYEHKKLY